In Armatimonadota bacterium, a single genomic region encodes these proteins:
- a CDS encoding iron-sulfur cluster assembly accessory protein — protein sequence MITLTERAACELKDLMVGQGKTESALRVWVAGGGCSGLSYGMALDDNPPEADDKVFEQDGVRLLIDTLSLGYMEGSSVDYVDDVLGGGFKIENPNATSSCGCGNSFKTEGSGCGSGGGCGSGGCGSGGCG from the coding sequence ATGATTACGTTAACCGAACGAGCAGCATGTGAACTGAAGGACCTGATGGTCGGACAAGGCAAGACCGAATCAGCCCTTCGCGTTTGGGTCGCGGGAGGCGGATGCTCTGGCCTATCTTACGGAATGGCTCTCGACGACAATCCTCCTGAAGCCGACGACAAAGTGTTTGAGCAAGATGGAGTTCGTCTTCTGATTGATACGCTCAGCCTTGGTTACATGGAAGGATCGTCCGTCGACTACGTTGACGACGTGCTGGGCGGCGGATTTAAGATCGAAAACCCCAATGCAACGTCGTCCTGTGGCTGCGGAAACTCCTTCAAGACCGAAGGTTCTGGATGTGGATCTGGCGGCGGATGCGGTTCCGGTGGTTGTGGAAGCGGCGGTTGCGGCTAG
- the queF gene encoding preQ(1) synthase, whose product MVELETFPNPNPGRNYTIMHVNPEFTSVCPKTGLPDFATIELEYVPGDTCIELKSLKYYYLDFRNKGIFYEAVTNQMLDDLVAACNPRWMRVTGRFAARGGISSVITAETGAK is encoded by the coding sequence ATGGTAGAACTGGAGACTTTCCCCAACCCCAACCCCGGACGCAACTACACGATCATGCACGTGAATCCTGAGTTCACCAGCGTTTGCCCCAAGACGGGTCTGCCGGATTTTGCTACTATCGAACTGGAATACGTCCCCGGCGACACTTGCATCGAGCTGAAGAGCCTGAAGTATTACTATCTCGACTTCCGCAACAAGGGGATCTTTTACGAAGCCGTCACGAACCAGATGCTCGATGACCTCGTGGCCGCTTGCAATCCGCGCTGGATGCGCGTGACAGGGCGATTTGCGGCCCGTGGCGGAATTAGTTCAGTGATCACCGCAGAGACGGGAGCGAAGTAG
- a CDS encoding RNA 3'-terminal phosphate cyclase, protein MAERESLLKIDGSHGEGGGALLRTALQMSVLTQQGFRIEHIRSGTKFIGLDVEDITFIKVLASLTDAEVSGLEPSSHSLLFVPTRVPKLLKGAVKTERNENGRGSNALVLASSLIPVLATAGGFSEFTVEGETYSNNSMSFDYFAGVVGTVHRKQNLFASLEIEKAAYNREAEGTISVEVEPGTFTGLKWADRGRPKLMRAVISYSGFPHPVAERCIAHLQKLAQSARQTIDADVFDLESDGPGMHCTVWTQYENGVGGASASGTRTLRAEQLAHSAFERCFEWMTTDASLDPIAAEHALLPACLANESSEFKVSELTSRFLTAIWVIKQFSPVRITVKGSQGGFGHVSVSR, encoded by the coding sequence ATGGCGGAGCGCGAAAGTCTGCTCAAGATCGATGGCTCGCACGGCGAGGGCGGGGGCGCACTCCTCCGAACTGCCTTGCAGATGTCCGTACTTACTCAACAAGGCTTTCGCATTGAGCACATCCGGTCCGGGACGAAGTTTATCGGGCTGGACGTCGAGGACATCACGTTCATCAAGGTCCTTGCTTCACTCACCGACGCCGAAGTCAGTGGCCTTGAGCCAAGTTCACACTCGCTCCTGTTTGTCCCAACGAGAGTCCCGAAGCTCCTTAAAGGAGCAGTAAAAACGGAGCGGAACGAAAATGGTCGTGGTTCGAACGCCTTGGTGCTCGCCTCATCCTTGATTCCAGTCCTGGCAACCGCCGGCGGTTTCTCCGAGTTCACCGTCGAAGGAGAGACCTATTCAAACAACTCGATGTCATTCGACTACTTTGCTGGCGTGGTCGGAACCGTCCACCGTAAGCAAAACCTCTTCGCCTCATTAGAGATTGAAAAGGCAGCCTATAACCGCGAAGCCGAGGGCACAATATCTGTTGAAGTTGAACCAGGGACCTTCACCGGCTTGAAGTGGGCGGACCGGGGTCGACCAAAGCTGATGCGAGCAGTGATCAGCTACAGCGGCTTCCCCCATCCTGTTGCAGAGCGGTGCATTGCTCACCTCCAGAAGCTCGCCCAGAGCGCACGACAGACGATTGATGCCGATGTATTCGATCTGGAGTCCGACGGACCAGGAATGCACTGTACGGTGTGGACTCAGTATGAGAATGGAGTCGGAGGAGCTTCCGCTTCGGGTACCCGCACCCTGCGAGCCGAGCAGCTTGCTCACTCCGCGTTCGAGCGGTGCTTTGAGTGGATGACAACAGACGCGTCGCTGGATCCCATCGCCGCCGAACACGCACTCTTGCCTGCATGCTTGGCAAACGAAAGTTCGGAATTCAAAGTTTCCGAGTTAACATCCCGGTTTTTAACGGCAATTTGGGTGATAAAGCAGTTCTCGCCCGTCAGAATAACGGTGAAGGGGAGTCAGGGAGGATTTGGACATGTCAGCGTTAGTCGCTAG
- a CDS encoding MarR family transcriptional regulator: MPEPGEPNVNLRKAQDLFVLEWGRMSSSWGINRTMAQIHALLFVTGHPLEVNEIMDRLQISRGNASMNLRELMDWGIVRRFRQPGDRKDTYFSETDPYQMFLRVVRERKRRELDPTADAIREVLQKLPDSDPSQEVQGLRTRLSALLEIFDLIDVAYNQVFGVERSMDEILALMSSVKIDNRNLGSK; this comes from the coding sequence ATGCCCGAACCTGGAGAACCGAACGTAAACCTACGCAAAGCACAGGACCTGTTCGTTCTCGAATGGGGTCGCATGAGCAGTTCGTGGGGCATCAACCGGACGATGGCGCAGATTCACGCGCTCTTATTCGTCACGGGTCACCCCCTTGAAGTGAACGAAATCATGGATCGGCTCCAGATTTCCCGTGGAAATGCAAGTATGAACCTGCGCGAGCTCATGGACTGGGGCATCGTTCGCCGTTTCCGCCAACCCGGTGACCGCAAGGACACCTACTTCAGCGAGACCGATCCCTATCAGATGTTTCTTCGAGTGGTTCGCGAGCGCAAGCGACGTGAGCTCGATCCAACTGCCGACGCAATTCGGGAGGTGCTCCAAAAGCTGCCTGATTCAGACCCTTCCCAAGAAGTCCAAGGACTCCGAACTCGCCTCTCCGCTCTCCTAGAAATCTTCGATCTCATTGACGTGGCCTACAACCAGGTCTTTGGAGTGGAGCGAAGCATGGACGAAATTCTCGCCCTGATGAGCTCGGTCAAGATTGACAATCGCAACCTCGGCAGCAAATAG
- a CDS encoding ferredoxin family protein has product MPYIVAEPCIGVKDKSCMTVCPVDCIYETDDQVVINPDECIDCGLCEAECPVTAIFVDTDVPAEWRSFIEKNATLGRKLSDEK; this is encoded by the coding sequence ATGCCCTACATCGTCGCTGAGCCCTGTATCGGAGTAAAAGACAAGTCCTGCATGACTGTTTGCCCAGTTGATTGCATTTACGAAACGGACGACCAAGTGGTCATTAATCCCGACGAGTGTATTGACTGCGGACTGTGCGAGGCTGAGTGCCCTGTGACCGCCATCTTTGTCGACACCGACGTGCCTGCCGAGTGGCGATCTTTCATTGAGAAGAACGCGACTCTTGGTCGAAAATTGTCCGACGAAAAGTAG
- the efp gene encoding elongation factor P: protein MADTSDFKTGMAFQMDGDTWTLIEFQHVKPGKGGAFVRTKLRKIKTGQVLEKTFRSGEKIEPVFIEKMKMQFLFRQMNNVTLMDMDSYEQIVIEASVLGDQADFLKEDMEIICIQVKGEVLGYELPNFVELEVVETDPGERGNTVSGGATKAAKMESGATIQVPFHINIGDILKVDTRSGSYLERVKK from the coding sequence TTGGCAGATACAAGCGATTTTAAGACAGGCATGGCGTTTCAGATGGACGGCGACACTTGGACGCTCATCGAATTCCAGCACGTTAAGCCCGGAAAGGGTGGCGCATTCGTCCGCACCAAGCTTCGCAAGATCAAGACTGGTCAGGTCTTGGAGAAGACCTTCCGCTCAGGCGAAAAGATCGAGCCCGTGTTCATCGAAAAGATGAAAATGCAGTTCTTGTTCCGACAAATGAACAACGTCACTCTGATGGACATGGACTCCTACGAGCAGATCGTCATCGAAGCAAGTGTGCTCGGCGATCAAGCTGACTTCCTGAAGGAAGACATGGAAATCATCTGCATTCAGGTTAAGGGTGAGGTTCTGGGATACGAACTACCGAACTTTGTGGAGCTCGAGGTCGTTGAAACAGATCCAGGCGAGCGCGGCAACACGGTTAGCGGCGGAGCCACCAAAGCAGCGAAGATGGAGAGCGGTGCAACCATTCAGGTTCCGTTCCATATTAACATTGGGGACATTTTAAAGGTAGATACCCGTAGCGGTTCTTACCTCGAACGTGTTAAAAAGTAG
- a CDS encoding outer membrane beta-barrel protein, whose protein sequence is MKRILAAAIALAAFSTAFAGDDIKVSGWVDFYYQYDFNKPAVGAAVAGRGYDFTQNNFSLANAVVRVQKGATAKNPYGFTFDFGTGRNFEVNAGLDNSQAAAVTSNAVSPTKLFQQGYLTYAAADGTTWDFGKFNTWIGYESVYAVDNMNYSISPLFNYSQPFWHVGLRMTKPINESTTFGFYAVNGWNISDDDNGSKTLGLSYSKVQSDKLTTSLNWIGGNETGNNNGIGFTAPGQTNVSMIDFVGTYKVSAKHTLAVNADWATAKALDAGAADGKWSGYSVFSNHSLSDTRDFGLRYSVIDDGDGLRGLGGRLSSITATYAIKTAEAASLRFELRQDQSNFNLFAGDNARNHMTLTVAHTIKF, encoded by the coding sequence ATGAAACGAATTCTAGCAGCCGCTATCGCCCTCGCCGCCTTCTCGACCGCATTTGCGGGAGACGACATCAAAGTCAGCGGATGGGTTGACTTCTACTACCAGTACGACTTCAACAAGCCAGCCGTTGGTGCAGCAGTTGCTGGTCGAGGTTACGACTTCACCCAGAACAATTTCTCTCTTGCCAACGCTGTGGTCCGAGTACAGAAGGGCGCAACCGCGAAAAACCCTTACGGATTCACCTTCGACTTCGGCACCGGTCGAAACTTTGAGGTCAACGCAGGTTTGGACAACTCCCAAGCTGCGGCCGTCACATCCAACGCAGTCAGCCCAACCAAGCTTTTCCAACAGGGATACCTCACCTATGCTGCTGCAGATGGCACGACCTGGGATTTCGGTAAGTTCAACACCTGGATCGGTTACGAAAGCGTCTACGCGGTCGATAACATGAACTATTCGATCTCTCCGCTGTTCAATTACTCACAGCCGTTCTGGCACGTCGGTCTCCGCATGACTAAGCCGATCAACGAGTCGACCACGTTCGGATTCTATGCCGTCAACGGTTGGAACATCAGCGACGACGACAACGGCTCTAAGACCCTTGGTCTCAGTTACAGCAAGGTTCAGAGCGATAAGCTCACGACCTCACTCAACTGGATTGGCGGAAACGAGACCGGAAACAACAACGGAATCGGCTTCACCGCACCGGGCCAGACAAACGTCAGTATGATCGACTTCGTCGGCACCTACAAAGTCTCCGCAAAGCACACGCTGGCAGTTAACGCTGACTGGGCAACCGCTAAAGCACTTGATGCCGGCGCAGCCGACGGAAAGTGGTCAGGATACAGCGTCTTCAGCAACCACAGTCTTAGCGACACCCGTGACTTCGGTCTTCGCTACTCGGTGATTGACGATGGCGACGGTCTTCGAGGCCTCGGCGGACGACTCAGCTCGATCACTGCAACCTACGCAATCAAGACCGCAGAAGCCGCTTCACTGCGATTCGAACTCCGACAGGATCAGTCGAACTTCAACCTATTCGCTGGTGACAACGCACGGAATCACATGACGCTGACCGTTGCGCACACGATCAAGTTCTAA